The genomic window ACTTAGCACAATGAAAATAAGAATTTATCTTTTAATTTTTTCTTCCCTTTTAATAATATTGCTTTTTACATTTTGGGCTAATTACAAAATCGTTAAGACGTCTGAACCTTTTATATTTGAAAACATAAATGATCTTCCAACAATTGAGACAGGTTTGTTGCTTGGGACAAGTAAGTATTTAAATAATGGAAATGTAAATCAATATTTCAAAAATCGAATTAAAGCAACAATCGAATTATACAAAGCTGGAAAAATTAAATACATTATTATAAGTGGCGACAATAGTAGAAAGGATTACAACGAACCACTTGATATGAAAAATGAATTAGTAAATAGTGGAATTCCTGACTCAGCAATTTATTTAGACTACGCAGGATTTAGAACTTTCGATTCTGTGATTAGAGCAAAGAAAATTTTTGGACAAAATAAATTAATTTCAATTTCTCAGAAATTTCATAATGAACGGACTGTTTTCATTGCAAGAAAGAATGAAATTGAGGCTTATGGCTACAATGCTAAAGACGTTAATGCATATATGGGTTTTAAGACAAACTTGAGAGAGTTTTTCGCGAGAACTAAAGTATTTTTAGACATTTTAATAAATAGAGAACCGAAATTTCTTGGTGAGAAAATACAAATAGGAAAGTAGCATAGCCCCACCTCATCCTCGTTTAACGAAGTGTAACGAGGATGTTTAAAATTTAGCGTTTGCAACGCTATTCGTTTTGCGACAATTTCAGCCCCTGTTGGTGTTTTCACCAACAGGAAGCGTTGGATTAAGAAGCAATAAAGTATTATTTTTACTTAAATGCCTTCTCTAAAACCAGATACAAACTTATACTACTCTACCTACACAAATCTTAACTGGCTTCTTGTTCTTAAACGTGACAAACACAAACAAATAATAATTGACAGTTTAAATTACTTATCTAAGAACCATAGAGTAATTGTTTATGGTTTTGTTATTATGCCCAATCACATTCATCTAATTTGGCAGATAATCAATAATGATTTACCCAATGTTCAACGCGATTTTTTGAAATACACTGCGCAACAAATAAAATTTAGTCTTATTGAAACCAATGACCAACTGTTGGATGACCTAGTAGTAAATGCAAAGGATAGAAAAGTACAAATATGGGAACGTAATGGATTATCATTTGTGCTCAAAGAATATACAACGGCTGTTCAAAAGCTTAATTATATTCATAATAACCCTATTCAAGAGAAATGGAAGTTAGCTAATACCATTGAAGAATATTACTTTTCTAGTGCAGCTTTTTATTTTAAGAATGAAACTACATTTGCTTTCTTAAGGCATTTGAATGAGATAAAATGAATCTCACAAACCTATGTTGGTGATAACACCAACATAGGCGGAATCTCACAAACCTATGTTGGTGATAACACCAACATAGGCGGAAAATGTAGCAATAGACTATTTTTGATAGTATCAAATGATAGTATCAAAAACCAATCTCATCCTAGTTTAACGAAGCGCAGCGAGGACACTTGACTATAGCGTTCACAACTCGAGTCTATTCAAATATAGATACATTATAATTGCTAAATTTATCTTTTATACCAATTATATATGAAAGGCTTAGCAAGTGATAACTATGCAGGTGTTCTACCCGAAATGATAGAAGCTATACAAGAAGCAAATGTACAGCATGCTAAATCGTATGGCTACGACATTTTTACGGAGCAAGCAAACAATGAATTCAAAAAAGAATTTGGTACAGAGGATGTAACATTTGTCTTCAACGGCACTGGTGCCAATGTATTGGGCATAGGCACTGTTACGCAAACATTTAATTCTATTTTATGTGCCGATACTTCGCACATGTATGTAGATGAATCTACCGCCCCGGAAACCTTTACAGGTTGCAGATTGGTACCGTTAAAAACAAATAATGCAGGAAAAATTGAAGTAGAAACAATTCAAAATGCATTGATTAGAAGAGGCGATGAGCACCATCCTCAAGTAAAAGTATTGTCCATAGCCCAACCTGCCGAATACGGAACGGTTTATTCCTTAGAAGAGTTAAAAGCCATAGGTAATCTGCTAAAGCAGAACAACATTATTTTTCACATGGATGGCTCACGTATATTCAATGCTGTGGCCAGTTTGGGTTGTTCTTTAAAAGAAATGACCAAAGAAGTGGGGGTAGATATCCTTTCGGTAGGTGGTACAAAAATTGGGTTGCTTTTTGGTGAGGCTGTTGTATTCTTTGATAGAAACTTATCGAAGGATTTGAAATTCCGACAAAAGCAAAGCATGCAACTGCCATCGAAAATGAGGTTTATAGCAGCACAGTTTCACAAATTGCTAAAAGATAAGGTTTGGCAAAAACATGCTACACATGCCAATGCAATGGCACAGAAATTATACAGCGGAACAAAGAACATTTCCCACATTCAGATTACAAAGCCTGTTCAGGCGAATGCTGTATTTGCTATTATTCCAAGAGCATGGAACCAAGCACTAATCGACTCTACACCATTTTATGTTTGGAACGAAAAAACAAACGAAGTACGTTGGATGTGTTCCTTTGATACTACTGAAAGAGATATTGACGATTTTATTGGACTTCTAAAGAGGCTGAGCAGTATTATGCCAAATAACAATAATGATAAATGATTTTGCTGTTTCGATTTCCTAAAAGTTTATATTTAACTCGAGTGCAACTATTTAATTGGGCAACGAGAAATAATCAATAATGGCTTAT from Bacteroidota bacterium includes these protein-coding regions:
- a CDS encoding YdcF family protein; this encodes MKIRIYLLIFSSLLIILLFTFWANYKIVKTSEPFIFENINDLPTIETGLLLGTSKYLNNGNVNQYFKNRIKATIELYKAGKIKYIIISGDNSRKDYNEPLDMKNELVNSGIPDSAIYLDYAGFRTFDSVIRAKKIFGQNKLISISQKFHNERTVFIARKNEIEAYGYNAKDVNAYMGFKTNLREFFARTKVFLDILINREPKFLGEKIQIGK
- a CDS encoding transposase — its product is MPSLKPDTNLYYSTYTNLNWLLVLKRDKHKQIIIDSLNYLSKNHRVIVYGFVIMPNHIHLIWQIINNDLPNVQRDFLKYTAQQIKFSLIETNDQLLDDLVVNAKDRKVQIWERNGLSFVLKEYTTAVQKLNYIHNNPIQEKWKLANTIEEYYFSSAAFYFKNETTFAFLRHLNEIK
- a CDS encoding low specificity L-threonine aldolase; translated protein: MKGLASDNYAGVLPEMIEAIQEANVQHAKSYGYDIFTEQANNEFKKEFGTEDVTFVFNGTGANVLGIGTVTQTFNSILCADTSHMYVDESTAPETFTGCRLVPLKTNNAGKIEVETIQNALIRRGDEHHPQVKVLSIAQPAEYGTVYSLEELKAIGNLLKQNNIIFHMDGSRIFNAVASLGCSLKEMTKEVGVDILSVGGTKIGLLFGEAVVFFDRNLSKDLKFRQKQSMQLPSKMRFIAAQFHKLLKDKVWQKHATHANAMAQKLYSGTKNISHIQITKPVQANAVFAIIPRAWNQALIDSTPFYVWNEKTNEVRWMCSFDTTERDIDDFIGLLKRLSSIMPNNNNDK